In one window of Streptomyces sp. FXJ1.172 DNA:
- a CDS encoding NADPH-dependent 2,4-dienoyl-CoA reductase, with amino-acid sequence MSRYPHLMTPLDLGFTTLPNRVLMGSMHVGLEEAERGFERMAAFYAARARGGVGLIVTGGIAPNDEGRPYEGGAKLTTEAEAEQHRAVTEAVHREGGRIAMQILHFGRYAYHQDLVAPSPLQAPISPFAPREMTDADIERTIDDYARAARLARQAGYDGVEIMGSEGYLINEFIALQTNRRTDRWGGSYENRMRFPVEIVKRVRQAVGEDFIVVYRLSMLDLVPGGSSLAEVVTLAKEIEAAGATIINTGIGWHEARIPTIATSVPRGAYTWVTKKLMGEVSVPLVTTNRINTPELAEELLAGGFADMVSMARPMLADPDFVAKAAAGTPEAINTCIGCNQACLDHTFSGKITSCLVNPRACHETELVLSPTRLKKRVAVVGAGPAGLACAVSAAERGHEVTLFDAASEIGGQLNIARKVPGKQEFDETLRYFRHQLDAHGVDVRLDTWVTAGTVAGYDEVVVATGVTPRTPDIPGADHPRVLGYLDVLRDGAPVGERVAILGAGGIGFDVAEFLTDSGDKASEDPATYFRGWGVDMDYRVPGGLAAPERPAPPRQVHLLQRKTTKVGAGLGKTTGWIHRTELKHRGVTMVPGVRYDRIDDAGLHITVGEESTVLEVDTVVLCTGQEPRRDLYEELAAAGHSVHLIGGADIAAELDAKRAIKQGTELAAAL; translated from the coding sequence ATGAGCCGATACCCGCATCTGATGACCCCGCTCGACCTGGGCTTCACCACCCTGCCCAACCGCGTGCTCATGGGCTCCATGCACGTCGGCCTGGAGGAGGCCGAGCGCGGCTTCGAGCGGATGGCGGCGTTCTACGCGGCCCGCGCGCGCGGCGGAGTCGGTCTCATCGTCACCGGCGGCATCGCGCCCAACGACGAGGGCCGGCCGTACGAGGGCGGCGCCAAGCTCACCACCGAGGCGGAGGCCGAGCAGCACCGGGCCGTCACCGAGGCCGTGCACCGCGAGGGCGGCCGGATCGCGATGCAGATCCTGCACTTCGGGCGGTACGCCTACCACCAGGACCTCGTCGCGCCGAGCCCGCTGCAGGCGCCGATCAGCCCCTTCGCGCCGCGCGAGATGACCGACGCCGACATCGAGCGGACCATCGACGACTACGCCCGCGCCGCCCGCCTCGCCCGGCAGGCAGGCTACGACGGCGTGGAGATCATGGGCTCCGAGGGCTACCTCATCAACGAGTTCATCGCCCTGCAGACCAACCGGCGCACCGACCGCTGGGGCGGCTCCTACGAGAACCGGATGCGATTCCCCGTCGAGATCGTCAAGCGGGTGCGGCAGGCCGTGGGCGAGGACTTCATCGTCGTCTACCGGCTGTCCATGCTGGACCTGGTCCCGGGCGGCTCCTCGCTGGCGGAGGTCGTCACCCTCGCCAAGGAGATCGAGGCCGCCGGCGCGACGATCATCAACACCGGCATCGGCTGGCACGAGGCCCGCATCCCCACCATCGCCACCTCGGTCCCGCGCGGCGCCTACACCTGGGTCACCAAGAAGCTCATGGGCGAGGTGTCCGTGCCGCTGGTGACCACCAACCGCATCAACACCCCCGAACTCGCCGAGGAGTTGCTGGCCGGCGGCTTCGCCGACATGGTCTCCATGGCCCGCCCGATGCTCGCCGACCCCGACTTCGTCGCCAAGGCCGCCGCCGGCACCCCGGAGGCCATCAACACCTGCATCGGCTGCAACCAGGCCTGTCTCGACCACACCTTCAGCGGCAAGATCACCTCCTGCCTGGTCAACCCGCGCGCCTGCCACGAGACCGAGCTGGTGCTCTCCCCGACCCGGCTGAAGAAGCGCGTCGCCGTCGTCGGAGCGGGACCGGCCGGCCTCGCCTGCGCGGTCAGCGCCGCCGAACGCGGCCACGAGGTCACGCTCTTCGACGCCGCGAGCGAGATCGGCGGCCAGCTCAACATCGCCCGCAAGGTCCCCGGCAAGCAGGAGTTCGACGAGACCCTGCGCTACTTCCGCCACCAGCTCGACGCCCACGGCGTCGACGTACGCCTCGACACCTGGGTCACGGCCGGGACCGTGGCGGGCTACGACGAGGTCGTCGTCGCCACCGGCGTCACCCCGCGCACCCCCGACATCCCCGGCGCCGACCATCCCCGCGTCCTCGGCTACCTGGACGTGCTGCGCGACGGCGCGCCCGTCGGCGAGCGGGTCGCCATCCTCGGCGCCGGCGGCATCGGCTTCGACGTCGCCGAGTTCCTCACCGACAGCGGCGACAAGGCGAGCGAGGACCCGGCGACGTACTTCCGCGGCTGGGGCGTCGACATGGACTACCGGGTGCCGGGCGGCCTCGCCGCGCCCGAACGGCCCGCCCCGCCCCGCCAGGTCCACCTGCTCCAGCGCAAGACCACCAAGGTCGGCGCCGGGCTCGGCAAGACCACCGGCTGGATCCACCGCACCGAGCTGAAGCACCGTGGCGTGACCATGGTCCCGGGCGTGCGCTACGACCGGATCGACGACGCCGGCCTGCACATCACCGTCGGCGAGGAGAGCACGGTCCTCGAGGTCGACACCGTGGTGCTGTGCACCGGCCAGGAGCCGCGCCGTGACCTGTACGAGGAGCTTGCCGCCGCCGGGCACAGCGTCCATCTGATCGGCGGCGCGGACATCGCGGCCGAGCTGGACGCCAAGCGGGCCATCAAGCAGGGCACGGAGCTGGCGGCGGCGCTGTAG
- a CDS encoding PadR family transcriptional regulator, with the protein MSLPHAILTALLEKPSSGLELTRRFDKSIGYFWSATHQQIYRELGKLEAEGFIRTLPSQAPARGQKKSYEVLPAGRAELARWTAAEQDPKPLRDTLLLRLRAAAVVGTAGLEADLRRHLELHRRQLAEYREIEERDFPPDRDAPEDRLRHLVLRAGIDLETFWTQWLGHALDQFAELPDAD; encoded by the coding sequence ATGTCACTCCCGCACGCGATCCTCACCGCCCTGCTGGAAAAGCCGTCGTCGGGACTGGAACTGACCCGCCGGTTCGACAAGTCGATCGGCTACTTCTGGTCCGCGACGCACCAGCAGATCTATCGCGAGCTGGGGAAGCTGGAGGCGGAGGGGTTCATCCGCACGCTGCCGTCGCAGGCCCCGGCCCGCGGGCAGAAGAAGAGCTACGAGGTCCTGCCCGCGGGCCGTGCCGAACTGGCCCGCTGGACCGCCGCCGAGCAGGACCCCAAGCCGCTGCGGGACACGCTCCTGCTGCGGCTGCGGGCCGCCGCGGTGGTCGGCACGGCGGGTCTGGAGGCGGATCTGCGCCGTCATCTGGAGCTGCACCGGCGGCAGTTGGCCGAGTACCGGGAGATCGAGGAGCGGGACTTCCCGCCGGACCGGGACGCCCCCGAGGACCGGCTGCGCCATCTCGTGCTGCGGGCCGGCATCGACCTGGAGACCTTCTGGACCCAGTGGCTCGGCCACGCCCTGGACCAGTTCGCCGAACTGCCCGACGCCGACTGA
- a CDS encoding fibronectin type III domain-containing protein — protein sequence MRRVPLPLAVVCTAPLLVASCGWGRADEGGDGRAPGAPTGVTAQAGSATSVHVMWNAVAFSPGIRSYEVYRGTTKAAEVPGSQHMVDVTRLRPSTLYAFTVRARDGAGRLGPPSQAVQARTPAWVTADRSAPTRPSTPAGRVVGSRAVQLSWGASRDDRGVVSYDVYQGGARIHTVGGGRTATVITGLRPGTAYVFTVRARDAADNLSPASAPVRLTTPGTDDGRNTAPTGFTATTHRAGGACYIDLAWDPPRTDGVITEYQIQLDGTAATSLVWGGTPPPGRARYSFYGGTGAGQSHRVRLRARLPDGTWGGWSAQWTVTTGG from the coding sequence GTGCGACGCGTACCCCTGCCGCTCGCCGTGGTCTGCACGGCCCCGCTGCTGGTCGCCTCCTGCGGCTGGGGCCGGGCCGACGAGGGCGGGGACGGCCGGGCGCCCGGCGCTCCGACCGGGGTCACCGCACAGGCGGGCAGCGCCACGAGTGTGCACGTGATGTGGAACGCGGTGGCCTTCTCCCCCGGCATCCGCAGCTACGAGGTATATCGCGGCACCACGAAAGCGGCCGAAGTGCCGGGTTCGCAGCACATGGTGGACGTCACCAGGCTCAGGCCGTCCACCCTGTACGCCTTCACCGTGCGAGCCCGGGACGGCGCCGGCCGCCTCGGCCCGCCGAGCCAGGCGGTACAGGCGCGGACACCGGCCTGGGTGACGGCGGACCGCTCGGCGCCGACCCGGCCGTCGACGCCCGCCGGGCGGGTCGTGGGCAGCCGCGCGGTCCAGCTGTCGTGGGGCGCGTCCCGGGACGACCGGGGCGTGGTGTCGTACGACGTCTACCAGGGCGGGGCGCGGATCCACACCGTCGGCGGCGGCCGGACGGCGACCGTGATCACCGGGCTGCGCCCGGGTACTGCTTACGTCTTCACGGTCCGGGCCCGGGACGCGGCCGACAACCTCTCCCCCGCGAGCGCCCCGGTCCGCCTGACCACTCCGGGCACCGACGACGGCCGGAACACCGCGCCCACCGGCTTCACGGCCACGACCCACCGGGCCGGCGGCGCCTGCTACATCGACCTGGCCTGGGACCCGCCGCGCACGGACGGGGTGATCACCGAGTACCAGATCCAGCTCGACGGCACGGCGGCCACCTCACTGGTGTGGGGCGGCACGCCACCGCCCGGCCGGGCGAGGTACAGCTTCTACGGCGGCACCGGCGCCGGCCAGAGCCACCGGGTGCGGCTGCGGGCCCGGCTGCCGGACGGCACCTGGGGCGGCTGGTCGGCGCAGTGGACGGTGACCACGGGCGGCTGA
- a CDS encoding glycoside hydrolase family 75 protein — MRVPSLTLAAAGAALLAPAALPGPAAAVPPRERPEARSEGAVAAADLLARVGECHQISRGRYRTDAGGPRTVRVCGTRHAVFWKADLDIDCDGQATARCNRRTDPGFAAATAFPQSDGRNLNAAALPYIVVPAPSRTWNPSADGVRGGSVAAVVYRGRVQYAVVGDTGPSDVIGEASYATARGLGISADPRDGGVPSGVTYIVFKHSSVHPIEEHAAAVAAGERLARLFSVDR; from the coding sequence GTGCGTGTCCCGTCGCTGACGCTGGCCGCGGCCGGCGCAGCCCTGCTCGCCCCGGCCGCACTGCCCGGCCCGGCCGCCGCCGTCCCGCCGCGGGAGCGGCCCGAGGCCCGCAGCGAGGGCGCCGTCGCCGCAGCCGACCTGCTGGCCCGGGTGGGCGAGTGCCACCAGATCTCCCGGGGGCGCTACCGCACCGACGCCGGCGGCCCCAGGACCGTCCGCGTGTGCGGCACCCGGCACGCCGTGTTCTGGAAGGCCGACCTGGACATCGACTGCGACGGACAGGCAACCGCCCGCTGCAACCGCCGTACCGACCCCGGGTTCGCCGCCGCCACCGCCTTCCCGCAGTCCGACGGCCGCAATCTGAACGCCGCGGCACTGCCCTACATCGTCGTCCCGGCCCCGAGCCGTACCTGGAACCCGAGCGCCGACGGCGTGCGGGGCGGCTCCGTCGCCGCCGTCGTCTACCGGGGCCGGGTGCAGTACGCGGTGGTCGGCGACACCGGCCCGAGCGACGTCATCGGCGAGGCCTCCTACGCCACCGCCCGGGGCCTCGGCATCAGCGCCGACCCGCGCGACGGCGGGGTACCTTCCGGCGTCACCTACATCGTCTTCAAGCACTCCAGCGTGCACCCCATTGAGGAGCACGCGGCGGCGGTGGCGGCGGGGGAGCGGCTGGCCCGGCTGTTCTCCGTCGACCGGTGA
- a CDS encoding PTS fructose transporter subunit IIA, translating to MSEEKRVGIVLVSHSAQVAASVAELAKGLAGGAAAVPVAPAGGTEGGGLGTSAELISAAAASVDRGAGVAVLTDLGSAVLTVKALLAEGDELPDGTRLVDAPFLEGAVAAVVTAATGAGLDAVEAAAAESYGYRKV from the coding sequence GTGAGCGAGGAGAAGCGGGTCGGGATCGTGCTGGTGTCGCACAGCGCGCAGGTGGCCGCCTCGGTGGCCGAGCTGGCGAAGGGGCTCGCGGGCGGGGCCGCGGCCGTGCCGGTGGCCCCGGCGGGCGGCACCGAGGGCGGCGGACTCGGCACCAGCGCCGAGCTGATCTCCGCCGCCGCGGCCTCGGTCGACCGGGGCGCCGGGGTCGCGGTGCTCACCGACCTCGGCAGCGCCGTGCTGACCGTGAAGGCGCTGCTCGCCGAGGGCGACGAACTGCCGGACGGCACCCGGCTGGTGGACGCGCCGTTCCTCGAGGGCGCCGTGGCCGCCGTGGTCACCGCCGCCACGGGCGCCGGTCTGGACGCCGTGGAGGCCGCGGCGGCGGAGTCGTACGGCTACCGCAAGGTGTGA
- the dhaL gene encoding dihydroxyacetone kinase subunit DhaL — protein sequence MLDANFFRRWMAATTASVDREAERLTELDSPIGDADHGTNLQRGFTAVMAALEKDAPDTPGAVLVLAGRQLISTVGGASGPLYGTLLRRTGKALGEAAEVGEEQLAAALRDGVEAVKKLGGAEAGDKTMVDALEPAVDALGDGFAAARAAAERGAGATTPLQARKGRASYLGERSIGHQDPGATSSALLIAGLEAAAEG from the coding sequence GTGCTCGACGCCAATTTCTTCCGCCGCTGGATGGCGGCGACCACCGCGTCCGTCGACCGTGAGGCGGAGCGGCTCACCGAACTCGACTCGCCCATCGGGGACGCCGATCACGGCACCAATCTGCAGCGCGGCTTCACGGCCGTCATGGCCGCTCTGGAGAAGGATGCGCCGGACACCCCGGGGGCCGTTCTGGTCCTGGCCGGGCGGCAGTTGATCTCCACGGTCGGCGGGGCGTCCGGGCCGCTCTACGGCACCCTGCTGCGCCGGACCGGCAAGGCGCTCGGCGAGGCGGCCGAGGTCGGCGAGGAGCAGCTGGCCGCGGCGCTGCGGGACGGCGTGGAAGCGGTGAAGAAGCTCGGCGGGGCGGAGGCGGGCGACAAGACCATGGTCGACGCCCTGGAGCCGGCCGTGGACGCGCTCGGCGACGGCTTCGCCGCGGCGCGGGCCGCAGCCGAGCGGGGCGCCGGGGCCACCACCCCGCTCCAGGCCCGCAAGGGCCGGGCGAGTTATCTCGGCGAGCGCAGCATCGGTCACCAGGACCCGGGGGCGACCTCGTCGGCGCTGCTGATCGCCGGGCTGGAAGCGGCGGCGGAGGGCTGA
- the dhaK gene encoding dihydroxyacetone kinase subunit DhaK yields the protein MKMLINVPETVVADALRGMAAAYPDLTVDVENRVIVRRDAPVAGQVALVSGGGSGHEPLHGGFVGPGMLSAACPGEVFTSPVPDQMARAAAAVDSGAGVLFVVKNYTGDVLNFDMAAELAEDEGIQVAKVLVNDDVAVTDSLYTAGRRGTGATLFVEKIAGAAAAEGQPLERVEAIGRQVNANSRSFGVALSACTTPAKGSPTFDLPDGELELGIGIHGEPGRERRPMMTSGEIADFAVNAILEDMPPRNPVLVLVNGMGATPLLELFGFNAEVQRVLAERGVAVARTLVGNYVTSLDMAGASVTLCQIDEELLRLWDAPVKTPALRWGM from the coding sequence ATGAAGATGCTGATCAACGTGCCGGAGACCGTCGTCGCGGACGCGCTGCGCGGTATGGCGGCCGCGTACCCCGATCTGACCGTGGACGTGGAGAACCGGGTGATCGTGCGCCGGGACGCTCCCGTGGCCGGGCAGGTCGCGCTCGTGTCGGGCGGCGGGTCGGGGCACGAGCCGCTGCACGGCGGATTCGTGGGCCCCGGCATGCTGTCCGCCGCCTGTCCCGGAGAGGTGTTCACCTCGCCCGTGCCGGACCAGATGGCCCGCGCCGCGGCCGCCGTCGACAGCGGTGCGGGCGTGCTGTTCGTCGTGAAGAACTACACCGGTGACGTACTGAACTTCGACATGGCGGCCGAACTGGCCGAGGACGAGGGCATCCAGGTCGCCAAGGTGCTCGTGAACGACGACGTGGCGGTCACCGACAGCCTCTACACGGCAGGCCGGCGCGGCACCGGTGCGACGCTGTTCGTGGAGAAGATCGCGGGCGCCGCCGCGGCCGAGGGGCAGCCGCTGGAGCGCGTGGAGGCCATCGGGCGGCAGGTGAACGCGAACTCCCGCAGCTTCGGTGTGGCGCTCAGCGCCTGTACGACCCCGGCGAAGGGCAGCCCCACCTTCGATCTGCCGGACGGCGAGCTGGAGTTGGGCATCGGCATCCACGGCGAGCCGGGCCGGGAGCGGCGGCCGATGATGACCTCCGGGGAGATCGCCGACTTCGCGGTGAACGCGATCCTGGAGGACATGCCCCCGCGCAATCCGGTGCTCGTGCTGGTCAACGGCATGGGCGCCACCCCGCTGCTGGAGTTGTTCGGCTTCAACGCCGAGGTGCAGCGGGTGCTCGCCGAGCGCGGGGTCGCCGTGGCCCGCACGCTCGTCGGCAACTACGTCACCTCCCTGGACATGGCGGGTGCCTCGGTGACGCTGTGTCAGATCGACGAGGAGCTGCTGCGGCTGTGGGACGCGCCGGTGAAGACCCCGGCGCTGCGCTGGGGGATGTGA
- a CDS encoding ATP-binding cassette domain-containing protein → MAEPPVSDAEQELFGGPLRYDFGWSEHEGASLDLTMTSALRSMPRLVGATLRMAWHADRRALVTVAISEIGQGFAAAIGLLAVNAVMQALLGSGTPAHRLQAVLPGLLAAAAAAVVNSALSGWSTSRAGRLEPLVERIATTQYLAAAASVELEAIEDPEFRRLIDVAQYGAGSARRMIGACVAALNGTISLVSTAGVLTILHPVLLPMLVLIAAPRGWGAMRVAQERYVSVMSWIEHVRAGRLIGNLLTERTAAQEVRIHAVGPFLLSRYERMAESAEAEQERLASSKAVTEWVAAALSGLAMAATYGAMFLLIMTGHMNLAVAGTAVVAVRSGSASLGALVMNVNQLHEESLYVRDHARFLDEAARRTIPSGGAPVPAQVRQVVLDRVGYRYPDREVPALDGVSLTLPMGSVTAVVGENGSGKSTLMKVLSGLLLPQSGTVWWGDADVASLDRSAVFDRVALLTQDFQRWPVTAALNIRIGRPGQDAGPEDLQPSVDYAGAGPVVAKLPDGLHSLLARMFRGASELSGGEWQKIGLARTHWRSVTSAADGVLIVDEPTSALDPEAEIVAFDRIRRLAAPNRAVVLVTHRMSGVRHADHIYVLHQGRLVEHGSHDTLMAAQGRYASMFDAQAAQYAPTGTIPRPARTTS, encoded by the coding sequence ATGGCCGAGCCCCCGGTCTCGGACGCCGAGCAGGAGCTGTTCGGCGGTCCTTTGCGCTATGACTTCGGCTGGTCCGAACACGAGGGTGCCTCGCTCGACCTGACGATGACGTCCGCTCTGCGCTCCATGCCGAGGCTGGTCGGGGCGACCTTGCGGATGGCGTGGCACGCGGACCGCCGGGCCTTGGTCACGGTCGCGATCAGCGAGATCGGGCAGGGGTTCGCCGCTGCGATCGGTCTGCTCGCGGTCAACGCCGTCATGCAGGCGCTGCTCGGCTCGGGCACCCCCGCACATCGGTTGCAGGCAGTGCTGCCGGGCTTGCTCGCAGCCGCGGCAGCAGCCGTGGTCAACTCGGCCCTGTCCGGCTGGTCCACCTCGCGGGCGGGCCGGCTGGAGCCGCTGGTCGAGCGGATCGCCACCACCCAGTACCTCGCCGCCGCGGCGTCAGTCGAGCTGGAGGCCATCGAGGACCCGGAGTTCCGGCGGCTGATCGACGTCGCGCAGTACGGTGCCGGATCCGCCCGCCGCATGATCGGCGCGTGCGTGGCCGCGCTGAACGGGACCATCTCCCTGGTCTCCACGGCGGGCGTGCTCACCATCCTGCACCCGGTCCTCCTGCCGATGCTGGTCCTGATCGCGGCGCCACGCGGCTGGGGCGCGATGCGGGTGGCGCAGGAACGCTATGTGTCGGTGATGAGCTGGATCGAGCACGTGCGGGCCGGCCGCCTCATCGGCAACCTGCTCACGGAGCGGACCGCCGCACAGGAGGTGCGCATCCACGCCGTCGGGCCGTTCCTGCTCAGCCGCTACGAGCGTATGGCCGAGAGCGCCGAGGCCGAGCAGGAGCGGCTGGCCTCCAGCAAGGCCGTCACCGAGTGGGTGGCCGCCGCGCTGTCCGGACTCGCCATGGCGGCGACGTACGGGGCCATGTTCCTGCTGATCATGACCGGGCACATGAATCTGGCCGTGGCCGGGACCGCCGTCGTCGCCGTCCGGTCAGGCTCGGCGAGCCTGGGCGCGCTGGTGATGAACGTGAACCAGCTGCACGAGGAGTCCCTCTACGTCCGCGACCACGCCCGGTTCCTGGACGAGGCGGCGCGGCGCACCATTCCCAGCGGGGGTGCTCCCGTGCCGGCGCAGGTGAGACAGGTCGTCCTCGACCGGGTCGGCTACCGCTATCCGGACCGCGAAGTTCCCGCCCTGGACGGGGTGTCACTGACCCTGCCCATGGGCTCGGTGACCGCCGTGGTCGGCGAGAACGGCTCCGGCAAGAGCACTTTGATGAAGGTGTTGTCGGGGCTGTTGCTGCCGCAGAGCGGGACCGTGTGGTGGGGTGATGCCGACGTCGCCTCCCTGGACCGCTCCGCAGTCTTCGACCGGGTCGCGCTGCTCACCCAGGACTTCCAACGCTGGCCCGTGACAGCGGCGTTGAACATCCGGATCGGCCGGCCCGGCCAGGACGCCGGCCCCGAGGACCTCCAGCCGTCCGTCGACTACGCGGGAGCCGGTCCGGTCGTCGCGAAACTGCCCGACGGCCTGCACAGCCTGCTGGCCCGGATGTTCCGCGGTGCCAGCGAGCTGTCCGGCGGCGAGTGGCAGAAGATCGGGCTCGCCCGGACCCACTGGCGCAGCGTCACCTCGGCCGCCGACGGCGTGCTCATCGTGGACGAGCCCACCTCGGCCCTCGACCCGGAAGCCGAGATCGTCGCTTTCGACCGCATCCGCCGGCTCGCCGCCCCGAACCGGGCCGTCGTCCTGGTCACCCACCGCATGTCCGGCGTCCGCCATGCCGACCACATCTACGTCCTGCACCAGGGGCGGCTCGTCGAGCACGGCAGCCACGACACACTCATGGCCGCCCAAGGGCGCTACGCCTCGATGTTCGACGCGCAAGCCGCTCAGTACGCCCCCACAGGCACCATCCCCCGCCCAGCCCGAACCACCTCGTGA
- a CDS encoding STAS domain-containing protein codes for MDNGRPSRARARRRGSVPLLLQTVHERRPEAGGISVLKARGTVDAANAMEFSEVLAAHIAHADQAGEHPVLDMTEMYLACAAAVRSLDRATGSLAFSGRALPVVQPRPHVREALRATGLPGVRVHATMASALTALEARREVLETGRDPLTARRRASP; via the coding sequence ATGGATAACGGCCGGCCGTCCCGTGCCCGCGCCCGCCGCCGCGGCTCGGTTCCGCTGCTCCTGCAGACCGTGCACGAGCGGCGGCCCGAAGCCGGCGGGATCAGCGTCCTGAAGGCCAGGGGCACGGTCGACGCCGCCAACGCCATGGAGTTCTCCGAGGTGCTCGCCGCGCACATCGCACACGCCGACCAGGCCGGCGAACACCCCGTGCTGGACATGACCGAGATGTACCTCGCCTGCGCCGCAGCGGTGCGTTCCCTGGACCGGGCGACCGGCTCCCTCGCCTTCTCCGGCCGCGCCCTGCCCGTCGTACAGCCCAGGCCGCATGTCCGGGAGGCGCTGCGGGCCACGGGCCTGCCCGGCGTACGGGTACATGCCACGATGGCGTCCGCCCTGACCGCCCTGGAGGCCCGCCGCGAGGTACTGGAGACGGGAAGAGACCCCCTGACGGCCCGAAGACGGGCGAGCCCATGA
- a CDS encoding ANTAR domain-containing protein → MPQPASQAQPSTPFPLVIESSVVEGLPAEKALLLRMSGSLGAEGAEAWSAELGGHLAKADLEGLRPVLDMAHVQLGGAAVLRALSETTRTRTGRPDLIIVRARPGVREAVHLARLDGVRLYATLDEALRELARAATRTADLPAWRSQMADPLRPSYEDLRKEVRALRARVRTAPVIGMAQGLIMVRYGLPDSGSAFQALREVSQRFNVPLRVLVSAVVVARPPDGPAWFPGRHPLPVPPLRTLARDGRDPRYRRQMIDAVLHEALAVGRASAGYLRCVDPAVNALVLESHHGCADTFLDHLVRGWEEGTADAAARLRGRPVSVPDVAADGLLSEESRRVLLATGARALQSIPVLSSAGACTGVLTLLWPEAGHRPGADRTEALGLLACDTAAWLSWYHRSVLLDALEHLHQLLTGRVTTPDPRTTEAHDGGCRN, encoded by the coding sequence TTGCCCCAGCCGGCCTCCCAGGCCCAACCCTCCACCCCGTTCCCGCTCGTCATCGAGTCGTCCGTCGTCGAGGGGCTGCCCGCCGAGAAGGCGCTGCTGTTGCGTATGTCCGGCAGCCTCGGGGCCGAGGGGGCCGAGGCCTGGTCGGCGGAGCTGGGCGGTCATCTGGCCAAGGCGGACCTCGAAGGGCTGCGGCCCGTCCTCGACATGGCCCATGTGCAGCTCGGCGGTGCCGCCGTGCTGCGCGCGCTCAGCGAGACGACCCGGACGCGCACCGGCCGCCCGGACCTGATCATCGTCCGGGCCCGGCCCGGGGTGCGCGAGGCGGTGCACCTCGCGCGTCTGGACGGCGTACGGCTCTACGCCACCCTCGACGAGGCGCTGCGCGAACTGGCTCGCGCCGCCACCCGCACCGCGGACCTGCCCGCCTGGCGGTCGCAGATGGCGGACCCGCTGCGGCCCAGTTACGAGGACCTGCGCAAGGAGGTCCGCGCGCTGCGTGCCCGGGTGCGCACCGCCCCGGTCATCGGCATGGCACAGGGCCTGATCATGGTCCGCTACGGCCTGCCCGACTCCGGCAGCGCCTTCCAGGCGCTGCGCGAGGTCTCGCAGCGCTTCAACGTGCCGTTGCGCGTCCTCGTCTCCGCAGTGGTGGTCGCCCGGCCCCCGGACGGCCCGGCGTGGTTCCCGGGCCGGCACCCCCTGCCCGTCCCGCCGCTGCGGACCCTGGCCCGCGACGGCCGGGACCCCCGCTACCGGCGGCAGATGATCGACGCCGTACTGCACGAGGCGCTCGCCGTCGGCCGGGCGTCCGCCGGGTATCTGCGGTGCGTCGACCCGGCCGTGAACGCGCTGGTGCTGGAGTCCCACCACGGCTGTGCGGATACGTTTCTGGACCATCTGGTGCGCGGCTGGGAGGAGGGCACGGCCGACGCGGCCGCCCGGCTGCGCGGCCGCCCGGTGAGCGTGCCCGACGTGGCCGCCGACGGTCTCCTGTCCGAGGAGTCCCGGCGCGTCCTGCTGGCCACCGGCGCCCGCGCCCTGCAGAGCATCCCCGTCCTGTCCTCGGCCGGCGCCTGTACCGGTGTGCTCACCCTGCTCTGGCCCGAGGCCGGACACCGCCCGGGCGCCGACCGCACCGAGGCCCTCGGCCTGCTGGCCTGCGACACGGCGGCCTGGCTGAGCTGGTACCACCGCTCGGTCCTCCTCGACGCCCTCGAACACCTCCACCAGCTCCTGACCGGGCGCGTGACCACCCCGGACCCGCGGACCACCGAGGCCCACGACGGTGGATGCCGGAACTGA